The proteins below come from a single Rhizobium tropici CIAT 899 genomic window:
- a CDS encoding MetQ/NlpA family lipoprotein → MTEKLSRGFDALHLSRRAGLAAILASAVAVFGWTATSTPSFAADKTIKVGIISGEDEDVWRVVTAEAAKKGLKIETVVFNDYTQPNEALERGEIDANAFQHKPYLDNQIKQHGYHIVSVGYTGVWPIGLYTKKYKTVAELPKGAVIGVPNDPSNEGRALRVLQNEGVIKLKDGTGILATTADIVENPKNVEIKELDAGIVGRSIDDLDAAVVNTDWALKSGLTPKQRIAQEPIDGNPYRNFIAVKQGGENEAWVKTLVAAYQNDAVKAEFDKVYKGTGISAY, encoded by the coding sequence ATGACTGAAAAGCTTTCTAGAGGTTTCGACGCGCTGCACCTTTCCCGCCGCGCCGGCCTTGCTGCCATCCTCGCCTCCGCTGTCGCCGTTTTCGGCTGGACGGCGACTTCTACGCCATCTTTCGCGGCAGATAAGACGATCAAGGTCGGCATCATCAGCGGTGAAGATGAAGACGTCTGGCGTGTCGTGACTGCTGAAGCCGCCAAGAAAGGATTGAAGATCGAGACGGTCGTCTTCAACGACTACACCCAGCCGAACGAAGCCCTCGAGCGCGGCGAAATCGATGCCAACGCTTTCCAGCACAAGCCTTACCTCGACAATCAGATCAAGCAGCACGGTTACCACATCGTCAGCGTCGGCTATACCGGCGTCTGGCCGATCGGCCTCTACACCAAGAAATACAAGACCGTGGCAGAGCTTCCGAAGGGTGCGGTCATCGGCGTACCGAACGATCCGTCCAACGAGGGCCGTGCACTGCGCGTGCTGCAGAACGAAGGCGTGATCAAGCTCAAGGATGGCACCGGAATTCTCGCCACGACCGCCGACATCGTTGAAAACCCCAAGAACGTCGAGATCAAGGAACTGGACGCCGGCATCGTCGGCCGCTCGATCGACGACTTGGACGCAGCCGTCGTCAACACCGACTGGGCATTGAAAAGCGGCCTGACGCCGAAGCAACGCATTGCACAGGAGCCGATCGACGGCAACCCCTACCGCAACTTCATCGCCGTCAAGCAGGGCGGCGAGAACGAGGCCTGGGTTAAGACCCTGGTGGCCGCCTACCAGAACGACGCCGTCAAGGCAGAGTTCGACAAGGTTTACAAGGGAACGGGCATCAGCGCCTATTGA
- a CDS encoding methionine ABC transporter ATP-binding protein has translation MNSFIPATSIDGQAPPERAVGDEIVRLVDVRRRFGGTPALDGISLTARRGEIVGIIGRSGAGKSTLIRCLNGLERADSGEIHIEGRDIARLSEKELQPLRRRIGMVFQHFNLLSAKTVEENIALPLKIEGVAKAERLQRARELLDLVGLADKAKAYPAALSGGQKQRVGIARALAARPALLLSDEATSALDPETTRSILALLKDINRKLGLTILLITHEMEVVRSIADRVAVIDAGRIVEEGSVWTVFANPETEITASLLGGIRPQLPEHIAARLSPTSGVEVILSVDLAGPAAQGALFAELSAALPRSFRLVHGGIDHIQNQPVARFFVAVPTRDPDLPAQVSDFLKARSARVEVLGYDN, from the coding sequence ATGAATTCTTTCATCCCGGCCACATCAATCGACGGACAGGCGCCGCCCGAGCGAGCGGTGGGCGACGAAATCGTCCGCCTGGTCGATGTCCGCCGCCGGTTCGGCGGCACGCCGGCACTGGACGGTATTTCGCTGACCGCGCGCCGTGGCGAGATCGTCGGCATCATCGGCCGCAGTGGCGCCGGTAAATCGACGCTGATCCGTTGCCTGAACGGGCTGGAGCGCGCCGATAGCGGCGAGATCCATATCGAAGGCCGCGACATCGCACGCCTCTCGGAGAAGGAACTGCAGCCGCTGCGCCGCCGCATCGGCATGGTCTTCCAGCATTTCAATCTCTTGTCCGCAAAGACCGTCGAGGAAAACATCGCCCTGCCGCTGAAGATCGAGGGGGTGGCCAAGGCCGAACGGCTGCAGCGCGCGCGCGAACTGCTTGATCTTGTCGGCCTTGCCGATAAGGCAAAAGCCTATCCCGCCGCCCTCTCCGGCGGCCAGAAACAGCGTGTCGGTATTGCCCGCGCACTAGCTGCCCGCCCGGCGCTTCTGCTTTCGGACGAAGCAACATCGGCGCTCGATCCGGAAACGACGCGGTCGATTCTCGCACTGCTGAAGGATATCAATCGCAAGCTCGGCCTGACGATCCTGCTCATCACCCACGAGATGGAAGTGGTGCGCTCGATCGCGGACCGCGTCGCGGTCATCGATGCCGGACGGATCGTCGAGGAAGGCTCCGTATGGACGGTCTTCGCCAACCCCGAAACGGAGATCACGGCAAGCCTGCTCGGCGGCATCCGCCCGCAGCTTCCCGAGCACATCGCCGCCCGCCTGTCGCCGACGTCAGGCGTCGAAGTGATCCTCAGCGTCGATCTTGCCGGTCCGGCGGCGCAAGGGGCACTGTTTGCAGAACTCTCGGCTGCCCTGCCGCGCTCTTTTCGCCTGGTTCACGGTGGCATCGACCACATCCAGAACCAACCTGTTGCCCGTTTCTTCGTCGCCGTCCCGACGCGCGATCCGGACCTGCCGGCGCAGGTCAGCGATTTTCTGAAAGCCCGCTCCGCCCGGGTGGAGGTTTTAGGCTATGACAACTGA
- a CDS encoding methionine ABC transporter permease gives MTTDVILGLLWRSFWETIWMTAASGLLSLVIGLPLGLALVVTGRGGIAEQPAINSVLAALVNGFRAVPFVILLIALIPLTRLIVGTALGTTAAIVPLTIAAIPYYARIAEVSLREVDRGLIDAVRAMGGNRWTIIREVLVPEAMPGIVAGFTVTLVTLIGASAMAGTIGGGGLGDLAIRYGYQRFETGVMIAVVIVLIILVCGMQWLGDRLANRLDRR, from the coding sequence ATGACAACTGATGTGATCCTCGGCCTGCTTTGGCGCTCCTTCTGGGAGACCATTTGGATGACGGCTGCGTCCGGCCTCCTCTCCCTGGTCATCGGCCTGCCGCTCGGCCTCGCTCTCGTCGTCACCGGTCGCGGCGGCATTGCCGAGCAGCCTGCGATCAACAGCGTCCTTGCCGCGCTCGTCAACGGCTTTCGCGCCGTGCCTTTCGTGATCCTGCTGATTGCCCTCATCCCGCTGACACGGCTGATCGTCGGCACGGCGCTCGGCACGACGGCGGCGATCGTGCCGCTGACCATTGCCGCGATCCCTTATTATGCCCGTATCGCCGAGGTCTCGCTGCGTGAAGTCGATCGCGGCTTGATCGATGCAGTGCGCGCCATGGGCGGCAATCGCTGGACGATCATCCGCGAAGTGCTGGTGCCCGAGGCCATGCCCGGCATCGTCGCCGGCTTCACGGTGACGCTGGTGACGCTGATCGGGGCCTCGGCGATGGCGGGCACTATCGGCGGCGGCGGCCTCGGCGACCTCGCGATCCGCTATGGCTACCAGCGCTTCGAAACCGGCGTCATGATCGCCGTCGTCATCGTGCTGATCATTCTGGTCTGCGGCATGCAATGGCTGGGCGATCGCTTAGCCAACCGGCTCGACCGCCGTTAG
- a CDS encoding prohibitin family protein produces MTNREIDIASVANKGRVTAFIGIIAVIAVLMLIFSSWYTIDQGERGVILRTGAMVGTAEPGLHFKLPWIETVVKIPVTQQVTYWTCQNGANCQANEHQQMQAYSQDQQPADMRVTISWHVPADAVEHVYSEFGSLGNLESRLIARRAPQDVKTVFGKFTAASVIQNRAQFNTDVQAAIEAGIQGPVQIDSVQVENIDFSDAYENSIEQRMLAEVEVQKLRQNAEREKVQAQITVTQAQAAADARRADAQAQADAVKLQAEAEAEAIQLRGDAEAKAIKARGDALRDNPNLIFLTQAEKWNGQLPTTMLPNASVPMLNLDQRQSPATSAEHE; encoded by the coding sequence ATGACAAACCGGGAAATCGACATAGCATCCGTAGCGAACAAGGGTCGCGTTACGGCATTCATCGGCATCATCGCCGTGATAGCCGTGCTGATGCTCATCTTCAGTTCGTGGTACACGATTGATCAGGGCGAACGCGGCGTCATCCTGCGCACGGGCGCCATGGTCGGCACGGCGGAACCGGGCTTGCATTTCAAGTTGCCCTGGATCGAGACCGTCGTCAAAATCCCGGTAACCCAGCAGGTCACGTATTGGACCTGCCAGAACGGCGCGAACTGTCAGGCCAACGAGCACCAGCAGATGCAGGCCTATTCGCAGGATCAGCAGCCGGCGGATATGCGCGTCACCATTTCCTGGCATGTGCCGGCGGATGCCGTGGAACATGTCTATTCGGAGTTCGGTTCGCTCGGTAATCTGGAATCGCGCCTGATCGCGCGGCGAGCTCCCCAGGATGTAAAGACCGTATTCGGCAAATTCACCGCCGCCTCCGTCATCCAGAACCGGGCGCAGTTCAACACCGACGTCCAGGCGGCGATCGAGGCGGGCATTCAGGGTCCGGTGCAGATCGACAGCGTGCAGGTCGAGAATATCGATTTTTCGGATGCCTATGAGAACAGCATCGAGCAGCGCATGCTGGCGGAAGTCGAAGTACAGAAGCTGCGGCAGAATGCGGAGCGCGAGAAGGTGCAAGCGCAGATCACCGTTACGCAGGCCCAGGCCGCAGCGGACGCCCGTCGCGCCGATGCGCAGGCCCAGGCCGACGCCGTGAAGCTGCAGGCAGAAGCCGAGGCCGAAGCGATCCAACTCCGCGGCGACGCCGAAGCGAAGGCCATCAAGGCCCGGGGCGATGCATTGCGCGACAATCCGAACCTGATTTTCCTCACGCAGGCGGAAAAGTGGAATGGTCAATTGCCAACCACCATGCTGCCGAATGCTTCGGTGCCGATGCTTAATCTCGATCAGCGCCAGAGCCCCGCCACGTCGGCGGAGCATGAATAG
- a CDS encoding hydroxyacid dehydrogenase, giving the protein MTIDSRPLTISAPEPRSLELIFTKEALALLRSKYRIVETDPDDVAGLGDDVLGEARYIIGQPPLSKETLDRMPQLRCILNVESNLINNMPYEVLFERGIHVVTTGLVFAEPVAEIGLGFALSLARGIADADLDFRKGRELWGGDGNASARLLSGSDIGIVGFGDLGKALNRVLSGFRANIRVFDPWMPPSILREHGVQPAGLDEVLSASDFVFVVASVTSENKGFLGAEAFARMRKGAAFILLSRADVVDFDALMAAVASGHIVAASDVYPEEPLGLDHPVRKLKGFLRSAHRAGALDSAFKKMGDMVLEDMDLMDRGLPPMRCKRAERETVSRMRSKPVTRN; this is encoded by the coding sequence ATGACGATCGACAGCAGACCCTTGACCATCAGCGCGCCGGAGCCGCGCTCGCTCGAGCTTATCTTCACCAAGGAAGCGCTGGCGCTCCTTCGCTCAAAATACCGCATCGTCGAAACGGATCCTGACGATGTCGCGGGATTAGGGGATGATGTGCTCGGCGAGGCGCGCTATATCATTGGCCAGCCGCCCTTGTCGAAGGAGACGCTCGACCGCATGCCGCAGCTGCGCTGCATTCTGAATGTCGAGAGCAACCTCATCAACAATATGCCTTATGAGGTGCTCTTTGAACGCGGCATCCATGTCGTCACCACAGGTCTCGTCTTTGCCGAACCGGTTGCCGAAATCGGCCTTGGGTTTGCGTTAAGCCTGGCGCGCGGCATCGCCGATGCCGATCTTGATTTCCGGAAGGGCAGGGAGCTTTGGGGCGGCGATGGCAATGCCAGCGCCCGGCTGCTTTCGGGCAGCGATATCGGTATCGTCGGTTTCGGCGATCTCGGCAAGGCGCTGAACCGGGTTCTCTCCGGCTTCCGTGCCAATATCAGGGTGTTCGATCCCTGGATGCCGCCATCGATCCTGAGAGAGCATGGCGTGCAGCCCGCCGGGCTGGACGAGGTGCTGTCTGCCAGCGATTTCGTCTTCGTTGTTGCCTCGGTCACCAGCGAGAACAAGGGCTTTCTCGGCGCTGAAGCTTTTGCCAGGATGCGCAAGGGTGCGGCCTTCATCCTGCTCAGCCGGGCCGATGTCGTCGATTTCGATGCGCTGATGGCGGCGGTAGCCTCCGGCCATATCGTGGCGGCGAGCGACGTCTATCCTGAGGAGCCGCTCGGCCTCGATCACCCCGTGCGCAAGCTCAAGGGCTTTCTGCGCTCGGCCCATCGTGCCGGCGCGCTCGACAGCGCCTTCAAGAAAATGGGCGACATGGTGCTGGAAGACATGGATCTGATGGATCGCGGCCTGCCGCCGATGCGCTGCAAGCGTGCCGAACGGGAAACGGTGTCGCGCATGCGCTCGAAGCCGGTGACGCGCAACTGA
- a CDS encoding DNA-3-methyladenine glycosylase I, which yields MGSFAEIRERAEKRKGGADGLRALMPRMPNHDVLRTQPDDRILSEMTRYIFYAGFVRNVIDSKWTGFEAAFSGFDPAFLNLAPDDYWHDLTSDVRVIRNGAKIMSVRANAQFVRRLADEHGSAGRFFADWPMDDQIGLLALLDKQGNRLGGMTGQYLLRAIGRDSFVMSHDVLVCLRLAGVPVSESKPTKKDLRLIQDQFNAWHEDTGLPLTYLSRICAFSVGMPGEEDEA from the coding sequence ATGGGAAGCTTTGCGGAGATCAGGGAGCGCGCCGAGAAGCGCAAGGGCGGCGCCGATGGACTGAGGGCGTTGATGCCCAGAATGCCGAACCATGACGTGCTGCGGACGCAGCCCGACGATCGGATATTGTCCGAAATGACGCGCTACATCTTCTATGCGGGTTTTGTGCGCAACGTCATCGATTCGAAATGGACGGGCTTCGAAGCCGCTTTCTCCGGCTTCGATCCCGCATTCCTCAATCTCGCACCGGACGATTACTGGCATGATCTGACCTCCGACGTCCGGGTCATCCGCAATGGCGCCAAAATCATGTCGGTCAGGGCCAATGCGCAGTTCGTCCGCCGGCTTGCCGACGAGCATGGCAGCGCCGGCCGCTTCTTCGCCGATTGGCCGATGGACGATCAGATCGGCTTGCTGGCTCTTCTGGACAAGCAGGGCAACCGGCTCGGCGGTATGACCGGACAATATCTGCTGCGCGCCATCGGCCGCGACAGCTTCGTCATGAGCCATGACGTTCTCGTCTGTCTGCGGCTTGCGGGGGTGCCCGTTTCGGAAAGCAAGCCCACCAAGAAGGATCTGCGGCTGATCCAGGATCAGTTCAATGCCTGGCACGAGGACACGGGTCTGCCGCTCACCTATCTCTCGCGTATTTGCGCCTTCTCTGTCGGAATGCCAGGGGAGGAGGACGAGGCCTGA
- a CDS encoding DUF982 domain-containing protein, producing the protein MNNKDWNNPIMVICKRTGKVYTVANTKEALDLLLNAWPVAEGKAFMMALQVCADVERGQGQPLEARNSFVAAASEAGVPLEMPVVQ; encoded by the coding sequence ATGAATAATAAAGACTGGAATAATCCCATCATGGTCATCTGCAAGCGCACCGGAAAAGTCTATACGGTCGCGAACACGAAAGAAGCGCTGGACTTGCTGCTGAACGCATGGCCCGTCGCGGAGGGCAAGGCGTTCATGATGGCACTGCAAGTCTGTGCCGACGTCGAAAGAGGTCAGGGACAACCACTGGAGGCCCGCAACAGCTTTGTCGCCGCGGCATCCGAGGCTGGCGTCCCTCTGGAAATGCCGGTAGTTCAGTAA
- a CDS encoding DUF982 domain-containing protein, with product MKRNTLRPFPAVTLVMGENGGTRRINSVHQAAELLLEYWPVENGEEYVAAVRICLEAMLGAVPAEAVREALIKAAREAGISVMQ from the coding sequence TTGAAACGAAACACTTTACGCCCATTTCCGGCTGTCACGCTTGTCATGGGAGAGAACGGCGGAACCCGCCGTATCAATTCAGTGCATCAGGCGGCGGAGTTGCTGCTGGAATATTGGCCGGTGGAAAATGGCGAGGAATATGTCGCGGCAGTGCGGATCTGCCTCGAAGCGATGCTTGGTGCCGTCCCCGCCGAAGCCGTAAGGGAGGCCTTGATCAAGGCTGCACGGGAGGCTGGCATATCCGTCATGCAGTGA
- a CDS encoding DUF6074 family protein encodes MSLLPFPADRRTSDVRRCAAALQQLNGEAANRFWRSEMAIFANALREQGMEDGEISRQAGLFMHAVQMELQLTYAEEELNASA; translated from the coding sequence ATGTCGCTTCTACCATTCCCGGCCGACAGGCGTACCAGTGATGTCAGGCGGTGTGCCGCAGCCCTTCAGCAGCTAAATGGCGAAGCGGCAAACCGCTTCTGGCGTTCGGAAATGGCAATCTTTGCCAACGCCTTGCGCGAACAGGGAATGGAAGACGGCGAAATCTCGCGGCAAGCAGGCCTCTTCATGCATGCGGTGCAGATGGAACTGCAGCTTACCTATGCCGAAGAGGAACTGAACGCCTCGGCCTGA
- a CDS encoding PilZ domain-containing protein — protein MTAFSPEGRVATRKRTLLGAKIIFNDGHSVFDCLVRNLSDTGALIQIENPLAAPNTFDLQLSDERLMACAVRWRKINSMGVEFV, from the coding sequence ATGACGGCATTCTCACCCGAAGGCCGGGTAGCGACCCGAAAGCGAACGCTTCTTGGCGCAAAAATCATTTTCAACGATGGACATTCGGTCTTCGATTGCCTCGTGCGAAACCTGTCCGATACCGGCGCCCTGATCCAAATCGAAAATCCTCTCGCAGCACCCAACACCTTCGACCTGCAACTTTCAGACGAGAGATTGATGGCATGTGCAGTACGCTGGCGCAAAATCAACAGCATGGGCGTCGAGTTTGTGTGA
- a CDS encoding IS5 family transposase, with translation MSRYDLTDFEWRVIKPFLPNKSRGVARVDDRRVLNGIFWVLRSGAPWRDVPERYGPYTTCYNRFRRWTMAGIWDRLMEAVTSPSNDGIAMIDGTSIRAHHLAATLTTEHPYRCLGRSRGGLTTKIHAVTDGKGLPIKVVITPGHAHDLTAAKELLTDLSPGGMVLADKAYDADWLRAEIRMKQSWANIPPKSNRKRPVVFSPWLYRKRNLIERFFSKLKCYRRIATRYDKLGTSFLAMIKLACVRLTIRHNESTA, from the coding sequence ATGAGCCGATATGATCTGACTGACTTCGAATGGCGCGTGATCAAGCCGTTCTTGCCCAACAAATCTCGGGGTGTCGCTCGCGTTGATGACCGGCGAGTGCTGAATGGCATCTTTTGGGTTCTTCGATCTGGAGCCCCTTGGCGTGATGTCCCTGAACGATATGGACCATATACGACATGCTACAATCGCTTCAGGCGTTGGACGATGGCTGGAATTTGGGACAGGCTGATGGAGGCTGTCACGAGCCCTTCGAATGATGGCATAGCCATGATAGACGGCACTTCTATTCGCGCACATCATCTGGCAGCCACGCTGACAACCGAACACCCGTATCGTTGCCTTGGACGAAGTCGGGGTGGTCTCACGACCAAAATTCATGCCGTCACAGATGGCAAGGGGCTACCAATCAAGGTTGTCATCACGCCCGGTCACGCTCACGACCTAACTGCGGCGAAAGAGCTGCTTACTGATCTATCCCCAGGCGGTATGGTTCTTGCGGACAAAGCCTATGATGCCGATTGGCTCCGTGCGGAAATCAGAATGAAACAATCATGGGCGAACATTCCGCCAAAATCCAACCGAAAGAGGCCAGTCGTCTTCAGCCCTTGGCTTTACAGAAAGCGAAATCTTATTGAGCGGTTCTTTAGTAAGCTCAAATGTTATCGACGGATCGCGACCCGGTATGACAAGTTAGGCACGAGTTTCCTCGCCATGATAAAGCTGGCCTGTGTTCGCCTCACTATCCGCCATAACGAGTCCACGGCCTAG
- a CDS encoding IS3 family transposase (programmed frameshift): MKASQFSDAQKAFILKQGDEGVPVAEICRKAGISQATYFNWKKKYAGMLPPEMKKLKQLEDENARLKKIVADLTLDREMLQDVIRRKPLRPARKREVVKGMCRDWAISIRRACGALNFDRSTYHYTSRRADQAGLERRIREICETRVRYGYRRVHVLLEREGWGTSIKRTYRIYKDLGLQLRNKTPKRRVKAKLREDRQMAVGPNDVRAMDFVHDQLATGKKLRVLTVVDTYSRYVPVLDPRHSYRGEDVVQTLERVCRKVGYPKTIRVDQGTEFVSRDLDLWAYAKGVTLDFSRPGKPTDNAFIEAFNGRFRAECLNQHWFLTLADAREKMEDWRRYYNEERPHGAIGNKVPISLMNSGGATSPPP, translated from the exons ATGAAGGCATCGCAGTTTTCGGACGCGCAAAAGGCGTTCATTTTGAAGCAGGGTGATGAAGGTGTGCCGGTTGCGGAGATCTGTCGGAAGGCGGGAATTAGCCAGGCGACCTATTTCAACTGGAAGAAAAAGTACGCCGGCATGTTGCCGCCGGAGATGAAGAAGCTGAAGCAACTCGAGGACGAGAATGCGCGACTGAAGAAGATCGTCGCGGATCTGACGCTGGACCGTGAGATGTTGCAGGATGTTATTCGGCGAAAGC CTCTAAGGCCTGCTCGCAAGCGAGAGGTGGTGAAGGGTATGTGCCGGGACTGGGCAATCTCGATCCGGCGCGCCTGCGGGGCGCTGAACTTCGATCGTTCGACCTACCACTACACCTCTCGCCGTGCCGATCAGGCCGGCTTGGAACGTCGTATTCGAGAGATCTGCGAGACCCGTGTCCGTTACGGCTATCGTCGTGTGCATGTGCTGTTGGAACGCGAGGGTTGGGGCACAAGCATCAAGCGAACCTATCGCATTTACAAGGACTTGGGTCTTCAACTGCGCAACAAGACGCCGAAGCGCCGGGTCAAAGCCAAGCTGCGGGAGGATCGTCAAATGGCAGTCGGTCCGAACGATGTTCGGGCCATGGACTTTGTTCACGACCAACTCGCGACTGGGAAGAAGCTGCGCGTCTTGACGGTGGTCGATACCTACTCGCGTTATGTACCGGTGCTTGATCCACGTCACAGCTATCGCGGTGAAGATGTCGTGCAAACCCTGGAACGAGTATGCCGGAAAGTTGGCTATCCGAAGACGATCAGGGTGGATCAGGGCACTGAATTTGTGTCACGCGACCTCGACCTTTGGGCCTATGCCAAAGGCGTGACGTTGGACTTCTCTCGCCCAGGCAAGCCCACGGACAACGCCTTTATTGAAGCTTTCAATGGCCGCTTCCGGGCGGAGTGCCTGAACCAGCATTGGTTCCTGACCCTTGCGGATGCCCGCGAAAAGATGGAGGATTGGCGTCGATACTATAATGAGGAACGGCCTCATGGTGCGATCGGCAACAAGGTCCCGATCTCGCTGATGAATTCGGGAGGCGCAACCAGCCCGCCTCCTTGA